GATGACCCGCTTCGCGCCCTTGAGCCGGGCGATCTGGCCGACCTGGCTGCCGACGGCGCCGGCCGCGCCGGAGACGAACACCGTGTCGCCGGACCGGAAGGAGGCGACCTCCAGGAGGCCCGCGTAGGCGGTGAGGCCGGTCATGCCGAGAACGCCGAGGTAGGCGGAGAGCGGAGCGAGCGAGGTGTCGACCTTGGTGACGTGGCGCGCGGGCACCGCCGCGTAGTCGCGCCAGCCCAGCGGGTGCAGCACGGTGTCGCCGACCTCGAAGCCCTCGGCGGCCGAGGCCACGACCTCGCCGACCGCGCCGCCGTCCATCGGGCGGTCCAGCTCGTAGGGAGCGACGTAGGACTTCACGTCGTTCATACGGCCGCGCATGTAGGGATCGACAGAGAAGTAGCGGTTGCGCACCAGGACCGAGCCCTCGGCGGGTGCGGCGAGCGGCACCTCGCGCAGCGCGAAGTCCTCCGGTACGGGCCAGCCCGCGGGGCGGCGGACCAGATGCCAGGCTCGGCCGGTGGCGGGGAACTGGGAGTCGGACATGCGGCGCACCTTCCTAAAGCTTCACTATGTGAAACAAACATGCACCTGAATATTTGAGGATGTCAAGTAAATGGGTACAGTGGTCGCCATGGCCCCTAGCAACACCCGTCCCGATCCGCTCACCGTCGAGGTCGTGCAACTGATCGGCGAGGTCGTGGCCCGCTATCACGACGAGTACGAGCAGGCGGCGGCCCGGCACACGCTGACCGGCGCCCAGGCACGCCTGCTCGGGCTGCTGTCCCTCGAGCCGCTCCCGATGCGCCGTATCGCCGAGAAGCTGCGGTGCGAGCCGTCCAACATCACGGGCATGGTGGACCGCCTGGAGGCGCGCGGCCTGGTCGAACGGCGCCCCGACCCCGCCGACCGCCGGGTCAAACTGGCGGCGCCGACCGACGAGGGCCTGCGGATGGCACGCGGCCTGCGCGACTCCCTCGACTTCGCCCGCGCCCCGCTCGCGAGCCTCTCCGCCGACGAACAGCACACGCTGCGCGATCTGCTCCGGCGGATGCTGACTCAGTAGGCCCGGAAGGGGATCCCCTGCCCCTGGTCACGTACAGAACCACAGCCACCGCGTGCACGTCTCGGACGGCTCGGCGGTCGGGGGCGGTTCCTCGGTGGCGGGCGGGGGCGGCTCGGTGGTGCCGGGGCCGGTCTCCGAGGGCGGCGGGGCCGTGGTGCCCGGTTCGGAGGGGCTCTGCGTCTCGCCCGCCGAGGTCTCGCCGTCGGGGCTCGTGCTCTCGGTGGCGCTTGGCTCCCGGGTGGACGACGGCGAGTCGGAGTCGGCCGCCCCGGGGGTGTCCGTGGGATCTCCCGCAGTGCCGGAACTCCCGGGGGCACCGGCCTCGACGGACTCACCGGCCGAGGAGGCGGACGGCGATTCCGGGTCGCCCTCGCCGGTCTCCCGGTCGGGGCTCGACGCGGCCTTCGGCTCGGTGAAGGGACCTTCGATGCCGAGTTCGGCCAGGCTCAACGCCCCTGCCGCCAGGACGACTCCGCCCACCACGAGCAGGGCCCGGCGCCGCTTGCGCCGGTGCGGCCGGGTCGCGGCACGGGAGCGGCCGCGACGGGCCCGGCGGCCGGGCCCGGCCACCCCGGCCAACTCGTCGCCGTCCGGGGCCGGTTCGCCCGAGGTGACGGCGTCCGCGTACTCCCGGCACGCGTCGGCGGGGGTGGCGCACCCGGGGCAGACCAGCGCGCCGTTGAGATGCCGACGGCAGGGTTGGCAGTAGTCCATGAGGCAGGAAACTAAGGCGCTCGCGCGGGCCCAGGAAGGTCACGCTGTGAATGTTGTGTGCGGAAGGGTTTGGTCCGGCGTGGCGGTGCGCGGAATCTCGGCCATGCATGATCCGGACCTCTCGGCCAGGATGGGACACATGCCCGCCGGACAGACCGCTCCCCCGCCCTTCACCGCGCTGGACTTCCAGCTGGTCCTGCTGCGGCGCATGGCCGACCACAATCCCGACCTGGTCGAGGAGGCACGGCGCGACCTCGGCGCGACGGCCACCGACATGCGCGAGGCCAACCGCCGCTGGCAGGCCGTGCTGCGCGCGCCGGGCTCCCGGGCCGCGGTTCCGCTGGGCCCGACGTACGCGTACCGCAGGGCACTTGGCCCGCCCGAGTACGAACTCACCAGGAAAGCAGGCGAGTTGGAGTGCCGGGCGCTGTTGTGGCCGGTCCCGCTCTGGCCGGACCTGCGCTTCGAGCTGTTGCTCTCCCCGAACGGCACCCCCTGGAACGCCTGGCTGATTCGCGCCCCCGGCACCGAGGTCCCACCGCCCTCCTCCCTCGCCGAACTGCGGCCGTGGGCCCACACGGTGGACGAGATCGCCCGCGCCTTCGCCCCCGCCCGCCCCCTGGAGGGCACCGCCCCGACCCGCTGGGGCCTGGCCTTCGAGGCGCCCGACGCAAGCGGCGTACGCAGGCCGTGCGTCGCCGAGTTCACCTGGGGGCTGCTGCAACGGTTCCGGGTCGCGCGGTGAGCCACGGCCCGCGTACGGCCCACGCTTGACCTTCCCCTTCGGGCAGACCACAGCATCGAGAACGCACACACCGGGCGGTCCGCCTGCCCGGTACGAGGGAGACGGCTCCGGACGGACGGCACCACTCACTCCGTAGGGCGAGGCCGGGCGAGAACGGGCGACACGAACGGTGGACGGCATGACGGCAGACGGCACGGCGGCACACGGCACGGCGGCAGACGGCAGCGGCGAAGAACGGGCGGCCGGGGCGAACCGGCAACCGGAGCGCGAGGGCACCTGTTCCCCGCCGCTGCTGACCATCGGCGCGTTCGCGAAGGCGTCCCGGCTGTCGGCGAAGGCGCTGCGGCTGTACGACGAGCTGGATCTGCTGCGTCCGGCCGAGGTCGATCCGCTGACCGGCTACCGCCGCTACACACCGGACCAACTGCCCAAGGCGCGCCTGGTGGTGTGGCTGCGGCGGCTCGGGATGCCGCTCGCGCGCATCCGTGAGGTCACCGCCCTGGACGGCCGGGCCGCGGCCGAGGAGGTCCGCGCCTACTGGGCGCGGGTCGAGACCGAGACCGCGGCCCGACGTGACCTGGCCGCCTTCCTCGTCGACCAGTTGGCGCGCCGAGGCCCCGAGGGGCCCGGTACCGAAGGGATCGGGGACACCACCATGACCACGGAACACCCAGACCACACAGACGACACAGACCACACAGAGCACACGCACGACACCGGGACACCGCGCGGCCCGCTCTCGCTGCGCTACGCCGCCGCGACCGACGCGGGACTGGCGCGGCCGGTCAACCAGGATGCCGCGTACGCCGGTTCGCGGATACTCGCCGTCGCCGACGGCTTCGGGACGGCGGGCGCCGAGGCGAGCAGTGCGGCCGTCGAGACACTGCGCGGTCTCGACGAGGTGCCGATCACGCCCGGCGACGTACTGAACCTTCTGGAGGACGCGACCGTACGGGCGGCCGAGGCGGTGCGGGGCGTCGCGGGCGGCGACGAGTCGGTGGGCACCACGTTGACGGCCATGCTGTGGACGGGCTCGCAGCTCGGCCTGGTGCACATCGGCGACTCGCGCGCCCTGCTGCTGCGGGACGGCGCGCTGAGCCGGATCACCCAGGACCACACACCGGTCCAGACTCTGCTCGACGAGGGGCGCCTGACCGCGCAGGAGGCGGCCTCCCATC
This is a stretch of genomic DNA from Streptomyces sp. NA04227. It encodes these proteins:
- a CDS encoding NADP-dependent oxidoreductase, whose amino-acid sequence is MSDSQFPATGRAWHLVRRPAGWPVPEDFALREVPLAAPAEGSVLVRNRYFSVDPYMRGRMNDVKSYVAPYELDRPMDGGAVGEVVASAAEGFEVGDTVLHPLGWRDYAAVPARHVTKVDTSLAPLSAYLGVLGMTGLTAYAGLLEVASFRSGDTVFVSGAAGAVGSQVGQIARLKGAKRVIGSAGSAEKVRLLTEEYGFDAAFNYKDGPVYDQLKKAAPEGIDVYFDNVGGEHLEAAISAFNVHGRAAICGMISVYNATEPDPAPRNLTQVIGKRLRLQGLLVTDHQDLQPQFVQEVSAWIRSGELVFKESTYEGVEKGLDAFLGMLRGENSGKTLVALPA
- a CDS encoding MarR family winged helix-turn-helix transcriptional regulator, translated to MAPSNTRPDPLTVEVVQLIGEVVARYHDEYEQAAARHTLTGAQARLLGLLSLEPLPMRRIAEKLRCEPSNITGMVDRLEARGLVERRPDPADRRVKLAAPTDEGLRMARGLRDSLDFARAPLASLSADEQHTLRDLLRRMLTQ
- a CDS encoding MerR family transcriptional regulator, with translation MTADGTAAHGTAADGSGEERAAGANRQPEREGTCSPPLLTIGAFAKASRLSAKALRLYDELDLLRPAEVDPLTGYRRYTPDQLPKARLVVWLRRLGMPLARIREVTALDGRAAAEEVRAYWARVETETAARRDLAAFLVDQLARRGPEGPGTEGIGDTTMTTEHPDHTDDTDHTEHTHDTGTPRGPLSLRYAAATDAGLARPVNQDAAYAGSRILAVADGFGTAGAEASSAAVETLRGLDEVPITPGDVLNLLEDATVRAAEAVRGVAGGDESVGTTLTAMLWTGSQLGLVHIGDSRALLLRDGALSRITQDHTPVQTLLDEGRLTAQEAASHPQRSLLSRALTGGGPHHSPDLRLHEARPGDRYLLCSDGLYTVVPAEEIRTVLAGAASPDEAAAELVRLAREAGGPDNIGCAVADVHEE